A window from Mycolicibacterium tokaiense encodes these proteins:
- a CDS encoding DUF58 domain-containing protein → MTEPQSIHPPSFQRGEIGDPKLAAALRTLELTVRRKLDGVLHGDHLGLIPGPGSEPGDSRMYQPGDDVRRMDWSVTARTQVPHVRQMIADRELETWLVIDMSASLDFGTTGCEKRDLVVAAAAAITYLNSGGGNRLGAIIANGDSIVRVPALSGRQHEQSLLRAIATAPRAPQGVRGDLAAAIDALRRPERRRGMAVVISDFLGPITWMRQLRAIAARHEVLGIEVLDPRDVELPDVGDVILQDTESGVTREFRIDAQLRDDFGKAAAAHRAEVARTMRRCGAPLMTLRTDRDWIADIVRFVASRRRGALAGI, encoded by the coding sequence AGCTGACCGTGCGCCGCAAGCTGGACGGGGTACTGCACGGTGACCACCTCGGCCTGATCCCGGGTCCGGGTTCCGAACCCGGGGACTCGCGGATGTACCAGCCCGGCGACGACGTGCGCCGGATGGACTGGTCGGTGACCGCCCGCACCCAGGTGCCCCACGTGCGGCAGATGATCGCCGACCGCGAACTGGAGACCTGGCTGGTGATCGACATGTCGGCCAGCCTCGACTTCGGCACCACCGGGTGCGAGAAGCGGGACCTGGTGGTGGCGGCCGCCGCGGCCATCACCTATCTCAACAGCGGGGGCGGCAACCGCCTCGGTGCCATCATCGCCAACGGCGACAGCATCGTCCGGGTGCCCGCGCTGTCGGGACGCCAGCACGAGCAGAGCCTGCTGCGGGCCATCGCGACCGCCCCGCGCGCCCCGCAGGGCGTGCGCGGGGATCTGGCGGCCGCCATCGACGCGCTGCGCCGGCCCGAGCGCCGCCGCGGCATGGCGGTGGTGATCAGCGACTTCCTGGGTCCGATCACCTGGATGCGGCAGCTGCGCGCCATCGCTGCCCGCCATGAGGTGCTCGGCATCGAGGTGCTCGACCCGCGCGACGTCGAGTTGCCCGATGTGGGCGATGTGATCCTGCAGGACACCGAATCCGGTGTCACCCGCGAGTTCCGCATCGATGCGCAACTGCGCGACGACTTCGGCAAGGCCGCCGCGGCACACCGCGCCGAGGTGGCCCGCACCATGCGACGCTGCGGCGCGCCGCTGATGACCTTGCGCACTGACCGGGACTGGATCGCCGACATCGTCCGGTTCGTCGCGTCCCGCCGGCGCGGTGCGCTGGCCGGAATCTGA
- a CDS encoding VWA domain-containing protein translates to MTLPLLGPMSLSGFEHPWFFLFFLVIAALVVLYVMVQRAREKRVLRFANMELLETVAPKRPTRWRHLPAIALITSLSLLTIAMAGPTHDVRIPRNRAVVMLVIDVSQSMRSTDVSPSRLVAAQEAAKQFADQLTPGINLGLIAYAGTATVLTSPTTNREATKNAIDKLQLADRTATGEGIFTALQSIATVGAVIGGGDEPPPARIVLMSDGKETVPSNPDNPKGAYTAARTAKDQGVPISTVSFGTPYGYVEINDQRQPVPVDDEMLAKIADLSGGSAYTASSLEQLKEVFTSLQEQIGYETIKGDASVGWLRLGALALALAALAALVINRRLPG, encoded by the coding sequence ATGACGTTGCCACTGCTGGGGCCGATGTCGCTGTCGGGCTTCGAACACCCGTGGTTCTTCCTGTTCTTCCTCGTGATCGCGGCGCTGGTCGTGCTCTATGTGATGGTGCAGCGGGCCAGGGAGAAGCGGGTCCTGCGGTTCGCCAACATGGAGCTGCTGGAGACGGTGGCGCCCAAGCGGCCCACCCGCTGGCGCCACCTGCCGGCCATCGCGCTCATCACGTCGCTGTCGCTGCTGACCATCGCCATGGCCGGCCCCACCCACGACGTGCGGATCCCGCGTAACCGCGCCGTGGTGATGCTGGTGATCGACGTGTCCCAGTCCATGCGCTCCACCGACGTCTCGCCGAGCCGGCTGGTGGCCGCCCAGGAAGCCGCCAAGCAGTTCGCCGACCAGCTCACCCCCGGCATCAACCTGGGCCTGATCGCCTACGCCGGCACCGCCACCGTGCTGACCTCGCCGACCACCAACCGCGAGGCCACCAAGAACGCCATCGACAAGCTGCAGCTGGCCGACCGCACCGCCACCGGCGAGGGCATCTTCACCGCGCTGCAATCCATCGCCACCGTGGGCGCCGTCATCGGCGGCGGCGACGAACCGCCTCCGGCGCGCATCGTGCTGATGTCCGACGGCAAGGAGACGGTGCCGTCGAATCCGGACAACCCCAAGGGCGCCTACACCGCCGCGCGCACGGCCAAGGACCAGGGCGTGCCGATCTCGACCGTGTCCTTCGGCACGCCGTACGGCTACGTGGAGATCAACGACCAGCGCCAGCCGGTGCCCGTCGACGACGAGATGCTGGCCAAGATCGCCGATCTCTCCGGCGGCAGTGCCTACACCGCGTCCAGCCTGGAGCAGCTCAAAGAGGTGTTCACCTCCCTGCAGGAACAGATCGGCTACGAGACCATCAAGGGTGACGCCAGCGTGGGCTGGCTGCGCCTGGGTGCCCTCGCGCTGGCCCTGGCCGCGCTGGCCGCCCTGGTGATCAACCGCCGCCTACCCGGGTGA
- the fabG1 gene encoding 3-oxoacyl-ACP reductase FabG1, translated as MTDTAATEVPVGRPPFIARSVLVTGGNRGIGLAIAQRLAADGHKVAVTHRGSGAPEGLFGVECDVTDTAAIDRAFTEVEEHQGPVEVLVSNAGISKDAFLMRMTEERFTDVINANLTGAFRVTQRASRSMQRKRFGRIIYIGSVSGMWGIGNQANYAAAKAGLIGMARSISRELSKAGVTANVVAPGYIDTEMTRALDERIQAGALDFIPAKRVGTAAEVAGAVSFLASEDASYIAGAVIPVDGGMGMGH; from the coding sequence ATGACCGACACCGCCGCTACCGAGGTCCCCGTGGGACGACCCCCGTTCATCGCCCGCTCCGTGCTGGTCACCGGCGGAAACCGGGGCATCGGTCTGGCCATCGCGCAGCGGCTGGCCGCCGACGGGCACAAGGTCGCCGTCACCCACCGCGGTTCCGGCGCCCCCGAGGGACTGTTCGGCGTGGAGTGCGACGTCACCGACACCGCCGCCATCGACCGCGCGTTCACCGAGGTCGAAGAACACCAGGGCCCGGTCGAGGTGCTGGTGTCCAACGCCGGGATTTCCAAGGACGCCTTCCTGATGCGGATGACCGAGGAGCGCTTCACCGACGTCATCAACGCCAACCTCACCGGCGCGTTCCGGGTGACGCAACGCGCGTCGCGGAGCATGCAGCGCAAACGGTTCGGCCGCATCATCTACATCGGCTCGGTCTCGGGCATGTGGGGGATCGGCAACCAGGCCAACTACGCGGCCGCCAAGGCCGGCCTGATCGGGATGGCACGCTCCATCTCGCGCGAACTGTCGAAGGCCGGCGTCACCGCCAACGTCGTCGCCCCCGGTTACATCGACACCGAGATGACCCGGGCCCTGGATGAACGGATCCAGGCCGGAGCACTGGATTTCATCCCCGCCAAGCGCGTCGGCACCGCCGCCGAGGTGGCGGGGGCCGTCAGCTTCCTGGCGTCGGAGGACGCGAGCTACATCGCCGGCGCGGTCATCCCCGTCGACGGCGGCATGGGCATGGGCCACTAG
- the inhA gene encoding NADH-dependent enoyl-ACP reductase InhA, giving the protein MTGFLEGKRILVTGIITDSSIAFYIAKVAQEAGAELVLTGFDRMKLIRRIADRLPNPAPLIELDVQNSEHLDTLADRVTAEIGEGNKLDGVVHSIGFMPQTGMGINPFFDAPYEDVAKGIHISAYSYASLAKAVLPIMNPGGGIVGMDFDPTRAMPAYNWMTVAKSALESVNRFVAREAGKVGVRSNLVAAGPIRTLAMSAIVGGALGAEAGDQMKLLEEGWDQRAPIGWNMKDPTPVAKTVCALMSDWLPATTGSIIYADGGAHTQLL; this is encoded by the coding sequence ATGACCGGATTTCTTGAAGGCAAGCGCATCCTCGTCACGGGGATCATCACCGACAGCTCGATCGCGTTCTACATCGCCAAGGTGGCCCAGGAGGCCGGCGCCGAACTGGTGCTGACCGGATTCGACCGGATGAAGCTGATCCGCCGCATCGCCGACCGGCTGCCCAACCCGGCGCCGCTGATCGAACTCGACGTGCAGAACTCCGAGCACCTGGACACCCTGGCCGACCGGGTGACTGCCGAGATCGGTGAAGGCAACAAGCTCGACGGCGTGGTGCACTCGATCGGCTTCATGCCGCAGACCGGTATGGGCATCAACCCCTTCTTCGATGCCCCCTACGAGGACGTCGCCAAGGGCATCCACATCTCGGCCTACTCCTACGCCTCACTGGCCAAGGCCGTGCTGCCGATCATGAACCCGGGCGGCGGCATCGTCGGGATGGACTTCGACCCCACCCGCGCCATGCCCGCCTACAACTGGATGACGGTGGCCAAGAGCGCGCTGGAGTCGGTCAACCGCTTCGTCGCCCGTGAGGCCGGCAAGGTGGGTGTGCGGTCCAATCTCGTTGCCGCCGGGCCCATCCGGACGCTGGCGATGAGCGCGATCGTGGGCGGCGCACTGGGTGCGGAGGCCGGCGATCAGATGAAGCTGCTCGAGGAGGGCTGGGACCAGCGCGCCCCGATCGGCTGGAACATGAAGGACCCGACACCGGTGGCCAAGACCGTGTGCGCCCTGATGTCGGACTGGCTGCCCGCCACCACCGGCAGCATCATCTACGCCGACGGCGGCGCGCACACGCAGCTGCTCTGA
- a CDS encoding ferrochelatase, whose product MDFHAILLLSFGGPEGPEQVMPFLENVTRGRGIPPERLESVAEHYYHFGGVSPINAINRALIDQLRTVTDLPVYFGNRNWDPFVEDTVAAMRDDGIGRAAVFATSAWGGYSGCAQYQEDITRGRAAAGPGAPELVKLRQYFDHPLFVAMFADAIAEAAATLPAGRQARLVFTAHSIPLRAASRCGTDLYERQVRYASALVAAAAGYRDFDVVWQSRSGPPQVPWLEPDVGDHLDELVARGVDAVVVCPIGFVADHIEVVWDLDNELREQADAAGVALARALTPNAQQRFAELIMDLVDEQRQGRPPARVPGPDPVPLQGSSVDGAYCTAACRPPVSSPRPSTGSR is encoded by the coding sequence ATGGACTTTCACGCGATCCTGCTCCTGTCCTTCGGGGGTCCCGAAGGGCCGGAGCAGGTCATGCCGTTCCTGGAGAACGTCACCCGCGGCCGCGGCATCCCACCCGAGCGCCTGGAATCCGTCGCCGAGCACTACTACCACTTCGGCGGCGTGTCACCGATCAACGCCATCAACCGCGCACTGATCGACCAGCTGCGCACCGTCACCGACCTGCCGGTGTACTTCGGCAACCGCAACTGGGACCCGTTCGTCGAGGACACCGTCGCCGCCATGCGCGACGACGGCATCGGCCGGGCGGCGGTGTTCGCCACCTCGGCCTGGGGCGGCTACAGCGGGTGCGCGCAGTACCAGGAGGACATCACCCGCGGACGCGCCGCCGCCGGGCCGGGCGCGCCCGAGCTGGTGAAGCTGCGTCAGTACTTCGACCACCCGCTGTTCGTGGCGATGTTCGCCGACGCGATCGCCGAGGCCGCCGCCACCCTGCCGGCCGGGCGGCAGGCACGGCTGGTGTTCACCGCTCATTCGATCCCGCTGCGCGCGGCCTCGCGGTGCGGCACCGATCTCTACGAGCGGCAGGTCCGCTACGCCTCGGCGCTGGTGGCTGCCGCGGCCGGATACCGGGACTTCGACGTGGTGTGGCAGTCCCGGTCGGGACCGCCGCAGGTGCCGTGGCTGGAGCCCGATGTGGGTGACCACCTCGACGAGCTGGTGGCCCGCGGGGTGGACGCAGTTGTGGTGTGCCCCATCGGTTTTGTGGCCGACCACATCGAAGTGGTGTGGGATCTGGACAACGAGCTGCGCGAGCAGGCCGATGCGGCGGGCGTGGCCTTGGCCCGCGCGCTGACGCCCAACGCGCAGCAGCGGTTCGCCGAGCTGATCATGGACCTGGTGGACGAACAGCGCCAGGGCCGCCCACCGGCCCGCGTCCCCGGTCCCGATCCGGTGCCGCTGCAGGGCAGCAGCGTCGACGGGGCGTACTGCACCGCGGCGTGCCGGCCGCCGGTCAGCTCTCCCAGGCCGAGTACAGGATCGCGCTGA
- a CDS encoding NfeD family protein gives MPAALIWLVVALGLAGAEALTGDLFLLMLGGGALAAAGTAAVFDWPIWADGVVFLVVSILLLVLVRPALRRRFTSAPALETGPEALEGKPALVLDRVSQHEGQIKLEGEVWTARPLNDHDVYEPGDQVTVMHIDGATAVVWKNA, from the coding sequence ATGCCTGCGGCCCTGATCTGGCTTGTTGTCGCGTTGGGGCTGGCCGGTGCCGAAGCGCTCACCGGAGATCTGTTCCTGCTGATGCTCGGCGGGGGCGCGTTGGCCGCGGCGGGCACGGCAGCGGTGTTCGACTGGCCCATCTGGGCCGACGGGGTGGTGTTCCTCGTCGTGTCGATCCTGCTGCTGGTGTTGGTGCGGCCGGCGCTGCGCCGGCGGTTCACCTCGGCACCCGCCCTGGAGACGGGACCCGAGGCGCTCGAGGGCAAACCCGCTCTGGTCCTGGACAGGGTGAGTCAGCACGAAGGCCAGATCAAGCTCGAGGGTGAGGTCTGGACGGCTCGCCCGCTCAACGATCACGATGTCTACGAACCCGGTGATCAGGTGACCGTGATGCACATCGACGGCGCTACCGCCGTCGTCTGGAAGAACGCCTGA
- a CDS encoding SPFH domain-containing protein has protein sequence MDGAVAGLVLLAVLVILAVIIVAKSVALVPQAEAAVIERLGRYSKTVSGQLTLLVPFIDRIRAKVDLRERVVSFPPQPVITEDNLTLNIDTVVYFQVTNPQAAVYAISNYIVGVEQLTTTTLRNVVGGMTLEQTLTSRDSINGQLRGVLDEATNKWGLRVARVELRSIDPPPSVQESMEKQMKADREKRAMILNAEGVRQASITQAEGQKQSQILAAEGAKQAAILAAEADRQSRMLRAQGERAAQYLQAQGQAKAIEKTFAAIKAGRPTPELLAYQYLQTLPQMAKGEANKVWVVPSDFGAALQGFTKMLGAPGEDGVFRYTPSPVEDGLSKPEDDSDEVKDWFTTQTDPEIVRAVAKAEADAREAVLPEIGAPARPASVEPRYPTDVDASHGQEPLPPSGAHRSP, from the coding sequence ATGGACGGCGCTGTCGCAGGTCTGGTTCTACTGGCCGTTCTGGTCATCCTGGCGGTGATCATCGTGGCCAAGTCCGTGGCCCTGGTGCCGCAGGCGGAGGCGGCGGTGATCGAACGCCTGGGCCGGTACAGCAAGACGGTGTCCGGTCAGCTGACCCTGCTGGTGCCGTTCATCGACCGGATCCGGGCCAAGGTGGACCTGCGGGAACGAGTGGTCTCCTTCCCGCCGCAGCCGGTCATCACCGAAGACAACCTGACGCTGAACATCGACACCGTGGTGTATTTCCAGGTCACCAACCCGCAGGCCGCGGTGTACGCGATCAGCAACTACATCGTGGGCGTCGAGCAGCTCACCACCACCACGCTGCGCAACGTGGTGGGTGGCATGACGCTGGAGCAGACGCTCACCTCGCGTGACTCCATCAACGGGCAGTTGCGCGGGGTGCTCGACGAGGCCACCAACAAATGGGGTCTGCGGGTGGCCCGCGTGGAGCTGCGTTCCATCGACCCGCCGCCGTCGGTGCAGGAGTCGATGGAAAAGCAGATGAAGGCAGACCGCGAGAAGCGCGCCATGATCCTCAACGCCGAGGGTGTCCGGCAGGCGTCGATCACGCAGGCCGAGGGGCAGAAGCAGTCCCAGATCCTGGCGGCCGAGGGCGCCAAGCAGGCCGCCATCCTGGCTGCCGAGGCCGACCGGCAGTCCAGGATGCTGCGGGCCCAGGGTGAGCGGGCAGCGCAATACCTGCAAGCCCAGGGCCAGGCCAAGGCCATCGAGAAGACCTTCGCGGCGATCAAGGCCGGCCGGCCCACTCCGGAACTGCTGGCTTATCAGTACCTGCAGACGCTGCCGCAGATGGCCAAGGGTGAGGCCAACAAGGTGTGGGTGGTGCCCAGCGATTTCGGCGCCGCGCTGCAGGGGTTCACCAAGATGCTCGGCGCACCCGGAGAGGACGGCGTGTTCCGGTACACGCCGTCACCGGTGGAGGACGGATTGTCCAAGCCGGAGGACGACTCCGATGAGGTCAAGGACTGGTTCACCACCCAGACCGACCCGGAGATCGTCCGCGCGGTCGCCAAGGCGGAGGCCGACGCCCGGGAAGCCGTACTGCCCGAGATCGGCGCTCCTGCCCGGCCGGCCTCGGTGGAGCCCAGATACCCGACCGACGTCGACGCGTCCCACGGTCAGGAACCGCTGCCGCCCAGTGGCGCACACCGTTCGCCCTGA
- a CDS encoding TVP38/TMEM64 family protein — translation MRAAVVATVRQIPRRRLVTTAIVSVILVAVAVFVPLPTALQLRDWATSVGPWFPLAFFGAHVVVTVFPFPRTAFTLAAGLLFGPLLGVALAVAASTISALLAVLLVRAVGWQLSGLVSNPSLDALDARLRRRGWPAILSLRMIPAVPFSVLNYAAGASAVRLVPYTLASLVGLLPGTVAVVVLGDALTGSVNPLLVVVSLATASLGVAGLYHEARSHRRSSTRPAPDDQGERCAPLGGSGS, via the coding sequence GTGCGCGCAGCGGTCGTTGCGACGGTCCGGCAGATCCCCCGCCGCCGGTTGGTGACCACCGCGATTGTCAGTGTGATTCTCGTCGCAGTCGCGGTGTTCGTCCCGCTCCCGACGGCCCTGCAGCTGCGGGACTGGGCCACCTCGGTGGGACCGTGGTTCCCGCTGGCGTTCTTCGGCGCCCACGTCGTGGTCACCGTCTTCCCGTTCCCCCGGACGGCATTCACGCTGGCAGCAGGCCTTCTGTTCGGTCCGCTGCTGGGTGTGGCGCTGGCGGTCGCGGCCAGCACCATCAGTGCGCTGCTGGCGGTGCTGCTGGTGCGCGCCGTCGGGTGGCAGCTCAGCGGACTGGTCAGTAATCCGTCCCTGGACGCACTCGATGCCCGACTGCGCCGCCGCGGCTGGCCGGCCATCCTCTCGCTGCGGATGATCCCGGCGGTGCCGTTCTCGGTGCTGAACTATGCCGCCGGTGCCTCGGCGGTGCGACTGGTGCCCTACACCCTGGCCAGCTTGGTCGGGCTGCTGCCGGGCACCGTCGCGGTGGTGGTCCTCGGCGATGCGCTCACCGGCAGCGTCAACCCGTTGTTGGTGGTGGTGTCGCTGGCCACCGCCAGCCTCGGGGTGGCGGGGCTGTACCACGAGGCCCGCAGTCACCGCCGCAGCAGCACCCGACCGGCCCCCGACGATCAGGGCGAACGGTGTGCGCCACTGGGCGGCAGCGGTTCCTGA
- the mutA gene encoding methylmalonyl-CoA mutase small subunit: MSPETSVVPADQAALTEARDRWRAGVAGVLAKSLRTDIADLPAEPERLLDTDTYEGFAVRPLYTALDARPEPALPGQWPYTRGGDAGRDVLAGWKVLEVFPAPGHGLSDGNEAVLGALADGVSGLVLRVGADGVAATDVDRLLEGVYLELVPVLVDAGADFTAAAAALTALVTAVGEDKRPTLSVDLGADPLSAGLVGRAAPTMDEVMTVATGLTGFHGAVRAVTVDGPTAHGLGAGAAWELAAALAAAVEYARAFADAGLPVPDALRQISFRLAADDDQFMTIAKFRAARQLWARVAEVAGAPDAGAARVHAATSLAMMAQRDPWVNMLRCTLAAFGAGVGGADTVLVHPFDVAIPGGAPGVSTNFARRIARNTQLLLLEESHLGRVLDPGAGSWFVEDLTAELAAAAWALFQDIEARGGFTEAREHILAGIAEVAAARQSDIAHRRTSVTGINEFPNLGEAPLTQTGDLPDVARYAAGFEALRNRSDAHLDKFGTRPRVLLLPLGPLAEHNIRTTFAANLLASGGIEAVNPGPVDAAGVGAAVADAGSPSVAVICGTDARYGAEVSDVVEAAHVAMIEHVYLAGPDKAVGDAVHRPDEYLTAKIDAVQALSELLTRLGA, translated from the coding sequence GTGTCCCCAGAGACCTCAGTTGTACCCGCAGATCAGGCCGCTCTGACCGAGGCCCGCGACCGGTGGCGCGCCGGGGTGGCGGGGGTGCTGGCCAAGAGTCTGCGCACGGACATCGCGGACCTGCCCGCCGAGCCCGAACGACTGCTGGACACCGACACCTACGAGGGTTTTGCGGTGCGCCCCCTGTACACCGCGCTGGATGCGCGCCCCGAACCGGCGCTGCCCGGGCAGTGGCCCTACACCCGCGGCGGGGACGCCGGCCGCGACGTGCTGGCGGGCTGGAAGGTGCTCGAGGTGTTCCCGGCCCCGGGGCACGGCCTGTCCGACGGTAACGAGGCCGTGCTGGGCGCCCTCGCCGACGGGGTGTCGGGGCTGGTGTTGCGGGTGGGTGCCGACGGCGTCGCCGCAACCGACGTCGACCGCCTCCTGGAGGGGGTGTACCTGGAACTGGTGCCGGTGCTGGTGGACGCCGGCGCGGACTTCACGGCCGCGGCGGCAGCCCTGACCGCGCTGGTGACGGCGGTGGGCGAGGACAAGCGGCCCACGCTGTCGGTGGACCTGGGTGCAGACCCGCTGTCGGCGGGCCTGGTCGGGCGGGCAGCGCCCACCATGGACGAGGTCATGACCGTGGCGACCGGGCTGACCGGCTTCCACGGCGCGGTGCGCGCGGTCACCGTCGACGGCCCCACCGCCCACGGCCTGGGAGCGGGCGCGGCCTGGGAGCTGGCCGCTGCTCTGGCCGCGGCAGTGGAGTACGCGCGGGCCTTCGCCGACGCCGGTCTGCCGGTACCGGATGCGCTGCGCCAGATCAGCTTCCGCTTGGCCGCCGATGACGACCAGTTCATGACCATCGCCAAGTTCCGGGCCGCCCGGCAGCTGTGGGCGCGGGTCGCTGAGGTGGCGGGTGCTCCCGACGCAGGGGCGGCCCGGGTGCACGCGGCCACCTCGCTGGCCATGATGGCGCAGCGCGACCCGTGGGTGAACATGCTGCGCTGCACGCTGGCCGCGTTCGGCGCCGGCGTCGGCGGCGCAGACACCGTGCTGGTGCACCCGTTCGACGTGGCCATCCCCGGCGGCGCACCAGGGGTGTCGACGAACTTCGCACGCCGCATCGCCCGCAACACCCAGCTGCTGCTGCTCGAGGAGTCACACCTGGGCCGGGTGCTCGATCCCGGCGCCGGCTCGTGGTTCGTCGAGGACCTCACCGCGGAGCTGGCCGCCGCGGCCTGGGCGCTGTTCCAGGACATCGAGGCCCGCGGTGGCTTCACCGAGGCCCGCGAGCACATCCTGGCCGGGATCGCCGAGGTGGCGGCGGCGCGGCAGTCCGACATCGCCCACCGCCGGACCTCGGTCACCGGGATCAACGAGTTCCCCAACCTGGGTGAGGCGCCGCTGACCCAGACCGGCGACCTGCCGGACGTGGCCCGCTACGCCGCCGGGTTCGAGGCGCTGCGTAACCGCTCCGATGCCCACCTGGACAAGTTCGGCACCCGGCCGCGGGTGCTTCTGCTGCCGCTGGGGCCGCTCGCCGAGCACAACATCCGCACCACCTTCGCGGCGAACCTGCTGGCCTCGGGCGGCATCGAGGCCGTCAACCCGGGCCCGGTGGACGCCGCCGGCGTGGGTGCGGCCGTCGCCGACGCCGGTTCGCCGTCGGTGGCCGTGATCTGCGGCACCGACGCCCGGTACGGCGCCGAGGTGTCCGACGTGGTGGAGGCCGCGCACGTGGCGATGATCGAGCACGTGTACCTGGCCGGCCCGGACAAGGCCGTCGGGGACGCGGTACACCGGCCCGACGAATATCTGACCGCGAAAATCGATGCGGTACAAGCACTGTCAGAGCTGTTGACCCGATTGGGGGCATGA